The proteins below are encoded in one region of Lactuca sativa cultivar Salinas chromosome 3, Lsat_Salinas_v11, whole genome shotgun sequence:
- the LOC111877721 gene encoding nuclear transport factor 2B produces the protein MDPDALSKAFVDHYYSTFDNNRAGLANLYQDTSMLTFEGQKIQGSQNIVAKLTSLPFQQCKHSITTVDCQPSGPAGGMLVFVSGNLQLAGEQHALRFSQMFHLMPTPQGSFYVYNDIFRLNYA, from the exons ATGGATCCAGACGCTTTATCGAAAGCATTCGTAGATCATTACTACTCGACGTTCGATAACAATCGCGCTGGATTAGCTAATCTGTATCAAGATACTTCCATGTTGACCTTTGAAGGCCAGAAGATCCAAGGCTCTCAGAACATCGTCGCCAAGCTCACCTCCCTCCCTTTCCAGCAGTGCAAACACAGCATCACCACCGTCGATTGTCAGCCATCTGGACCTGCCGGCGGTATGCTTGTTTTCGTCAGCGGAAATCTCCAGCTTGCTGGTGAACAGCACGCTCTGCGATTCAGTCAG ATGTTCCATTTGATGCCGACACCACAAGGAAGCTTTTATGTGTACAATGACATATTCCGCTTGAATTATGCATGA